A part of Rhodamnia argentea isolate NSW1041297 chromosome 8, ASM2092103v1, whole genome shotgun sequence genomic DNA contains:
- the LOC115748154 gene encoding protein trichome birefringence-like 33, whose amino-acid sequence MKPLIAISPSSSPSVLRKSRLSPYIFTLLAFTLFVAVLYGEDFMCMFDRELQLSSVSTWLLSTTERKSGEAGSLPFAIGTLEEGCDIFRGRWVRDESTRPHYEESDCPYIQPQLTCQAQGRPDKKYQFWRWQPHGCNLPSFNATLMLETLRGKRMMFVGDSLNRGQFVSMVCLLQSAIPEGAKSMETFGSLTVFTAKDYNATIEFYWAPFLLESNSDDAIVHRISDRIVRKGSINKHGKHWKGTDIMVFNTYLWWMTGLKMKVLKGSFDDEAKDVVELSTEDAYRMGMKSMLRWAQRNMDPSKTRVFFVSMSPTHGKSIDWGGEPGGNCYNETAMIEDPNYWGSDCRKSVMRVIGEVFGKTKVPITLLNITQLSSYRKDAHTSIYKKQWSKLTAEQLANPASYADCVHWCLPGLQDTWNELLFTKLFYP is encoded by the exons ATGAAGCCACTCATCGCGatatctccatcttcttctccttctgttCTGAGAAAATCACGCCTCTCCCCGTACATCTTCACGTTATTAGCCTTCACCCTCTTCGTCGCGGTCCTTTATGGCGAAGACTTCATGTGCATGTTCGACCGAGAGCTCCAGCTCAGCTCCGTCTCGACCTGGCTTCTGTCCACCACCG agaggaagAGTGGTGAGGCGGGTTCATTGCCATTCGCCATTGGGACCCTGGAGGAAGGTTGCGACATATTCAGAGGGAGGTGGGTGAGGGATGAGTCGACTCGGCCGCATTACGAAGAATCGGACTGTCCGTACATCCAGCCTCAGCTGACTTGCCAAGCACAGGGAAGGCCTGATAAGAAGTATCAGTTCTGGAGATGGCAACCTCACGGCTGTAATCTTCCCAG cttTAATGCTACACTAATGCTCGAGACACTGAGAGGGAAGAGGATGATGTTCGTCGGAGATTCGCTAAATAGGGGACAGTTTGTGTCCATGGTTTGTCTTCTCCAATCAGCCATCCCCGAAGGCGCCAAATCAATGGAAACGTTCGGTTCGCTCACTGTTTTCACTGCCAAG GATTACAATGCGACGATCGAGTTCTACTGGGCGCCATTTCTTTTGGAGTCGAATTCGGACGACGCGATAGTTCACAGGATATCCGATCGGATCGTGAGAAAAGGGTCGATCAACAAGCATGGGAAGCACTGGAAAGGAACCGATATAATGGTGTTCAATACCTACCTATGGTGGATGACCGGTTTGAAGATGAAAGTCTT GAAAGGTTCATTCGATGATGAGGCGAAGGATGTGGTGGAGCTTTCAACAGAGGACGCTTACAGAATGGGAATGAAGAGCATGTTGAGATGGGCTCAAAGGAACATGGACCCGAGCAAGACCCGGGTCTTCTTTGTTAGCATGTCACCTACGCATGGAAA GAGCATCGACTGGGGCGGGGAACCGGGCGGCAACTGCTACAACGAGACGGCGATGATCGAAGACCCAAACTACTGGGGCTCGGATTGCCGGAAGAGCGTGATGCGGGTGATCGGGGAGGTGTTCGGCAAGACCAAAGTCCCCATCACACTCCTCAACATCACCCAGCTCTCGAGCTATCGCAAAGATGCGCACACCTCCATCTACAAGAAGCAGTGGAGTAAGCTCACGGCCGAGCAACTGGCCAACCCGGCAAGCTACGCCGACTGCGTGCATTGGTGCTTGCCCGGCCTTCAGGATACTTGGAATGAGCTTCTCTTCACAAAGCTCTTTTATCCTTGA
- the LOC115748093 gene encoding protein trichome birefringence-like 33 has product MKPLITASSSSPSSLLRKAPLPPYLFPSLAFILFVAVLYGENLCMFGQQLQPTRPLSRAEKECNEALPFAIGKEEEGCDIFGGRWVRDESTRPHYLESQCPYIQPQLTCQAHGRPDKEYQLWRWQPHGCSLPSFNATLMLETLRGKRMMFIGDSLNRGQFVSMVCLLQTVIPEGAKSMETFGSLTVFTAKDYNATIEFYWAPFLLESNSDNAIVHRVSDRMVRKGSINKHGKHWRGVDIIVFNTYLWWMTGMKMKVLRGSFDDEVKDFVELPTEDAYRMAMKSMVRWAQKNMDPKKTRVFFVTMSPLHTKSIEWGGAPGGNCYNETTMIEDPNYWGPDCSKSIMRVIGEVLGKTEVPVTLLNITQLSSYRKDAHTSIHKKQWHPPTPEQLANPVSYADCVHWCLPGLQDTWNELLFTKLFHP; this is encoded by the exons ATGAAGCCACTGATCAcagcatcatcttcttcaccttcttctcttCTGAGAAAAGCTCCTCTTCCCCCATATCTCTTCCCCTCGCTGGCCTTCATTCTGTTCGTCGCAGTTCTCTACGGCGAGAACTTGTGCATGTTCGGCCAACAACTCCAACCGACCCGACCACTATCGAGAGCTG AGAAGGAGTGTAATGAGGCGTTGCCCTTCGCGATcgggaaggaggaagaaggttGCGACATATTCGGAGGAAGGTGGGTGAGGGACGAATCGACTCGGCCGCATTACTTGGAGTCGCAGTGTCCGTACATTCAGCCCCAGTTGACTTGCCAAGCTCATGGAAGGCCGGATAAGGAGTATCAGCTCTGGAGATGGCAGCCTCATGGTTGCTCTCTTCCCAG CTTTAACGCCACACTAATGCTCGAGACACTGAGAGGGAAGAGGATGATGTTTATTGGAGATTCATTAAACAGGGGACAATTCGTGTCAATGGTGTGTCTTCTCCAAACAGTCATTCCTGAAGGTGCCAAATCAATGGAAACTTTTGGTTCACTCACCGTTTTCACTGCCAAG GACTATAATGCGACGATTGAGTTCTATTGGGCGCCATTTCTTCTCGAGTCGAATTCAGATAATGCGATAGTGCACCGAGTATCGGATAGGATGGTGCGAAAGGGTTCGATCAACAAGCATGGGAAGCACTGGAGAGGAGTCGATATAATAGTGTTCAATACCTACCTATGGTGGATGACTGGAATGAAGATGAAAGTCTT gagaggttcatttgatGATGAGGTGAAAGATTTTGTGGAGCTGCCGACTGAGGATGCTTATAGAATGGCGATGAAAAGCATGGTGAGATGGGCTCAAAAGAACATGGACCCCAAGAAAACGAGGGTCTTCTTTGTTACCATGTCACCTTTGCATACAAA GAGCATCGAGTGGGGCGGGGCACCAGGCGGCAACTGCTACAACGAGACAACGATGATCGAGGATCCAAACTACTGGGGGCCGGATTGCTCGAAAAGCATCATGCGGGTGATCGGAGAAGTACTCGGCAAGACCGAAGTCCCCGTCACGCTCCTCAACATCACCCAGCTCTCGAGCTACCGGAAAGACGCGCACACCTCCATCCACAAGAAGCAGTGGCATCCTCCCACCCCCGAGCAGCTGGCCAACCCAGTGAGCTATGCCGATTGCGTGCATTGGTGCTTGCCCGGCCTTCAAGACACTTGGAACGAGCTTCTCTTCACAAAGCTCTTTCATCCTTGA